Proteins co-encoded in one Kutzneria chonburiensis genomic window:
- the argB gene encoding acetylglutamate kinase, producing MTEVTKAEAALKAEVLVEALPWLQRFHGKVVVVKYGGNAMIDEDLKRAFAEDMVFLRLAGIHPVVVHGGGPQISAMLKRLGIEGEFVGGLRVTSPETMDVVRMVLVGQVGRELVGLINAHGPYAVGISGEDAQLFTAERRAAIVDGEAVDIGLVGDVVTVDPESVLDLIRAGRIPVVSTVAPDADGVVHNVNADTAASALAVALGAEKLVVLTDVEGLYTDWPNRESLVAKIGADRLEELMPGLTSGMVPKMEACLRAVRGGVPAAHVIDGRLAHSVLLEVFTSKGVGTMVLPDEEA from the coding sequence ATGACCGAAGTGACGAAGGCGGAAGCGGCCCTCAAGGCCGAGGTTCTCGTCGAGGCGCTGCCGTGGCTGCAGCGCTTCCACGGCAAGGTCGTCGTGGTGAAGTACGGCGGCAACGCCATGATCGACGAGGACCTCAAGCGCGCCTTCGCCGAGGACATGGTGTTCCTGCGGCTGGCCGGCATCCACCCGGTCGTGGTGCACGGCGGCGGCCCGCAGATCAGCGCCATGCTCAAGCGGCTTGGCATCGAGGGCGAGTTCGTCGGCGGCCTGCGCGTCACCTCACCGGAGACCATGGACGTGGTCCGGATGGTGCTGGTCGGCCAGGTCGGACGGGAGCTCGTCGGCCTGATCAACGCCCACGGCCCGTACGCCGTCGGCATCTCCGGCGAGGATGCGCAGCTGTTCACGGCCGAGCGCCGAGCGGCCATTGTGGACGGTGAGGCGGTGGACATCGGCCTGGTCGGCGACGTCGTCACCGTCGATCCGGAGTCGGTGCTCGACCTGATCCGGGCCGGCCGGATCCCGGTCGTCTCCACGGTGGCGCCGGACGCGGATGGCGTGGTGCACAACGTGAACGCCGACACCGCGGCCTCGGCTTTAGCCGTCGCGCTGGGCGCGGAGAAGCTGGTCGTGCTGACCGACGTCGAGGGCCTCTACACGGACTGGCCCAACCGCGAGTCGTTAGTCGCCAAGATCGGCGCGGATCGGCTCGAGGAGCTGATGCCCGGCCTGACCAGCGGCATGGTGCCGAAGATGGAGGCGTGCCTTCGAGCGGTGCGCGGCGGAGTGCCGGCCGCGCACGTGATCGACGGCAGGCTTGCGCATTCGGTGCTGTTGGAAGTGTTCACCAGCAAGGGTGTCGGGACCATGGTGCTACCAGACGAGGAGGCATGA
- a CDS encoding PIN domain-containing protein, with the protein MIRYLVDSSALWQIFRNRDVAEEWRSAARERALHVCEATRTEFLCSAKGPVHRDEMAEQLDALCDLAPVPKAAWRWVETAQYKLTQRGQHRSAGPIDLLLCATAVHHDMTVLHVDNDFAAVGTVLTEVRERDIRAVAG; encoded by the coding sequence GTGATTCGCTACCTGGTGGACAGCTCCGCCCTCTGGCAGATCTTCCGCAATCGCGATGTGGCCGAGGAGTGGCGGTCCGCGGCAAGAGAACGCGCACTCCATGTCTGCGAAGCCACTCGTACCGAATTCCTCTGCTCCGCCAAGGGGCCCGTGCACCGCGACGAGATGGCCGAACAGCTGGACGCGTTGTGCGATCTGGCGCCGGTGCCCAAGGCGGCCTGGCGGTGGGTCGAGACGGCTCAGTACAAGCTCACCCAGCGTGGGCAGCACCGCTCAGCGGGCCCGATCGACCTGCTGTTGTGCGCGACGGCGGTGCACCACGACATGACCGTGCTCCACGTGGACAACGACTTCGCGGCGGTCGGCACGGTGCTCACCGAGGTACGGGAGCGGGACATCCGCGCTGTGGCCGGGTGA
- a CDS encoding acetylornithine transaminase — protein sequence MTVTILSNEDSRSRWRSALMDNYGTPQLALVRGDGAHVWDADGKRYLDLYTGIAVNALGHAHPAVVQAVTEQVNTLGHTSNMFVNQPALELAEELVGLVGQPAKVVFTNSGAEAVEAAFKLSRLTGRTKIVAFDGAFHGRTMGALSVTGQPAKRTPFVPLTPEVVHIPFGDTAALESVVDGETAAVFIEPILGEGGVIPAPDGFLQAAREITSRHGALLVLDEVQTGLGRCGSWFLYQQSGIVPDVITLAKGLGGGLPLGACIGVGAAAELFKPGHHGTTFGGNPICCAAGLATVRTIAAEGLHEHAAVLGKDIAARVEQLHHPLVAGVRGVGLLMAIALNKPVSGAVAKAAQAGGYLINSVQPDSIRLAPPLVLAEADAHDFVAALPEFLDSSES from the coding sequence ATGACAGTGACCATCTTGTCCAATGAGGACAGCCGGAGCCGTTGGCGGTCGGCGTTGATGGACAACTACGGCACCCCCCAGCTGGCCCTGGTCCGAGGCGACGGCGCGCATGTCTGGGACGCCGACGGAAAACGCTATCTCGACCTGTACACCGGTATCGCGGTGAACGCCCTCGGGCATGCCCACCCGGCCGTCGTGCAGGCCGTCACCGAGCAGGTCAACACGCTCGGCCACACCTCCAACATGTTCGTCAACCAGCCCGCGCTGGAGCTGGCCGAAGAGCTCGTCGGCCTGGTCGGGCAGCCGGCCAAGGTGGTGTTCACCAACTCCGGCGCGGAGGCGGTCGAGGCGGCGTTCAAGCTGTCCCGGCTGACCGGCCGGACCAAGATCGTCGCTTTCGACGGCGCGTTCCACGGCCGCACCATGGGCGCGCTGTCGGTGACCGGGCAGCCGGCCAAGCGGACCCCGTTCGTGCCGCTGACGCCGGAGGTCGTGCACATCCCGTTCGGCGACACGGCCGCGCTGGAGTCCGTTGTGGACGGTGAAACGGCCGCCGTGTTCATCGAGCCGATCCTGGGCGAGGGCGGCGTCATCCCCGCCCCGGACGGTTTCCTCCAGGCGGCCAGGGAGATCACCAGCCGGCACGGCGCGCTGCTGGTGCTGGACGAGGTGCAGACCGGGCTCGGCCGTTGCGGCAGCTGGTTCCTGTACCAGCAGAGCGGCATCGTGCCGGACGTGATCACGCTGGCCAAGGGCCTCGGCGGCGGGCTGCCGCTGGGCGCGTGCATCGGGGTCGGCGCGGCCGCCGAGCTGTTCAAGCCCGGCCACCACGGCACCACCTTCGGCGGCAACCCGATCTGCTGCGCCGCCGGCCTCGCCACCGTGCGGACCATCGCCGCCGAGGGCCTGCACGAACACGCCGCCGTGCTGGGCAAGGACATCGCCGCCCGCGTCGAGCAGCTGCACCACCCGTTGGTCGCCGGCGTCCGCGGTGTCGGCCTGCTGATGGCCATCGCCCTCAACAAGCCGGTTTCCGGCGCGGTCGCCAAGGCCGCCCAGGCCGGCGGCTACCTGATCAACAGCGTGCAGCCGGATTCCATCCGGCTCGCCCCGCCGCTCGTGCTCGCCGAGGCCGACGCGCACGACTTCGTCGCCGCCCTGCCAGAGTTCCTCGACAGTTCGGAGTCCTGA
- the argC gene encoding N-acetyl-gamma-glutamyl-phosphate reductase: MTVRVAVAGASGYAGGELLRLLLGHPEVEIGTLTAGGNAGTPLGQHQPHLVPLADRVLKDTTAAELAGHDVVFLALPHGKSAELAAQLGDDVLVIDCGADHRLTDAEDWERWYGSEHAGSWPYGMPELPGAREKLKGTKRVAVPGCFPTAASIALAPAFAAGIVEPDVVVVAATGTSGAGKSLKPNLLGSEVMGSASAYGVGGKHRHTPEIAQNLSKIAGEKVAVSFTPVLVPMPRGILATCTAPLKSTVDVRAVYEKAYGDEPFIHLLPEGAWPTTAATLGANALHVQVVTDPDTNRLVVVAAVDNLTKGTAGAAVQSMNLALGLPETTGLSTVGVAP, translated from the coding sequence ATGACGGTACGGGTCGCTGTCGCGGGCGCGAGCGGGTACGCGGGTGGGGAGCTGCTCCGGCTGCTGCTGGGCCACCCCGAGGTGGAGATCGGAACGCTGACCGCGGGCGGCAACGCCGGCACCCCGCTCGGCCAGCACCAACCCCATCTGGTTCCGCTGGCCGACCGCGTGCTCAAGGACACCACCGCGGCCGAGCTGGCCGGCCACGACGTTGTCTTCCTGGCCCTGCCGCACGGCAAGTCGGCCGAGCTCGCGGCCCAGCTCGGCGACGACGTGCTGGTGATCGACTGCGGCGCCGACCACCGGCTGACCGACGCCGAGGACTGGGAGCGCTGGTACGGCAGCGAGCATGCCGGCTCCTGGCCGTACGGCATGCCCGAGCTGCCCGGCGCACGCGAGAAGCTCAAGGGCACCAAGCGCGTCGCGGTTCCCGGCTGCTTCCCGACCGCCGCCTCGATCGCGCTGGCCCCGGCCTTCGCGGCCGGCATCGTCGAGCCGGACGTGGTCGTCGTCGCGGCCACCGGCACCTCCGGCGCGGGCAAGTCGCTCAAGCCCAACCTGCTCGGCTCCGAGGTGATGGGCTCGGCCAGCGCCTACGGCGTCGGCGGCAAGCACCGGCACACCCCGGAGATCGCCCAGAACCTGAGCAAGATCGCCGGTGAGAAGGTCGCCGTCTCGTTCACGCCGGTGCTGGTGCCGATGCCCCGCGGCATCCTGGCCACCTGCACGGCCCCGCTGAAGTCCACTGTGGACGTGCGCGCGGTGTACGAGAAGGCCTACGGCGACGAGCCGTTCATCCACCTGCTGCCCGAGGGCGCGTGGCCGACCACCGCGGCGACGCTGGGCGCCAACGCCCTGCACGTCCAGGTGGTCACCGACCCCGACACCAACCGGCTGGTCGTGGTCGCGGCCGTCGACAACCTGACCAAGGGCACGGCGGGCGCCGCCGTGCAGTCCATGAACCTGGCCCTCGGGCTGCCCGAGACCACCGGCCTTTCCACCGTGGGAGTCGCCCCGTGA
- a CDS encoding asparaginase: MGDRVSNRVLLIATGDTIAQRPSVSQVATGKDLLTHVGPVSAEVVVEDLLAEPSWDTSVATMLAIARRVHTALTEDGFDGVVVTHGVDNLEETAYLTDLLVGPAAALGGIVFTGATRFLDDLSSDGPRNLASSLAVAADPTARGAGVLVCFDDELHAARWARLADPTRPAAFTSAPYPRLGAVVDGKAAFATSPPPLHPRPPAEPESDVAVIRVYAGMPAAIVNTVVDAGARGIVLEGSGAGNIPIELFATIMELTHWEIPVVVVPRVPVIGHGATGAELAEKAGAIIATGMTAGHARVALMVALGHGGVRAARQMFRS, encoded by the coding sequence GTGGGGGATCGTGTGAGCAACCGGGTGCTGCTGATCGCCACGGGCGACACGATCGCCCAGCGGCCGAGCGTGTCCCAGGTGGCCACCGGCAAAGACCTTCTGACGCACGTGGGACCGGTATCGGCGGAAGTGGTCGTCGAGGACCTGCTGGCCGAACCGAGCTGGGACACCTCGGTGGCCACGATGCTGGCGATCGCCCGCCGCGTGCACACGGCGCTCACGGAGGACGGCTTCGACGGCGTTGTCGTCACGCACGGCGTGGACAACCTGGAAGAAACGGCCTACCTGACCGACCTGCTGGTCGGCCCGGCGGCGGCACTCGGCGGCATCGTGTTCACGGGCGCGACGCGGTTCCTCGACGACCTGTCCAGCGACGGCCCCCGCAACCTGGCGTCGTCGCTGGCGGTGGCGGCGGATCCCACAGCGAGAGGCGCCGGCGTCCTGGTCTGCTTCGACGACGAACTGCACGCCGCCCGCTGGGCCCGCCTCGCCGACCCCACCCGGCCCGCCGCCTTCACCTCCGCGCCCTATCCACGTCTCGGTGCCGTGGTCGACGGCAAAGCGGCATTTGCGACCTCGCCCCCGCCGCTGCACCCGCGCCCGCCGGCCGAGCCGGAGAGCGACGTCGCCGTCATCCGGGTCTACGCCGGCATGCCCGCCGCCATCGTCAACACCGTCGTCGACGCCGGCGCCCGCGGCATCGTCCTCGAGGGCTCCGGCGCCGGCAACATCCCGATCGAGCTCTTCGCTACGATCATGGAACTCACCCACTGGGAGATCCCCGTCGTGGTCGTTCCGCGGGTCCCGGTGATCGGTCACGGCGCCACCGGCGCCGAACTGGCCGAGAAGGCCGGCGCGATCATCGCCACGGGCATGACCGCCGGCCACGCGCGGGTGGCGCTGATGGTCGCCCTCGGCCACGGCGGGGTACGCGCGGCCCGTCAGATGTTTCGTAGCTGA
- a CDS encoding Clp protease N-terminal domain-containing protein gives MPKINVYLPDELADAVRESGVPVSAICQRALETSVKRVTAIREATIGDLDGGDPTEKLPHFTERARQTVKLAIDSAREEAAALVGTEHLLQGIIKEGNNMALRVLTASEIEPRKLLRELPQPTAQEHRADKFSGPLANAFELAVTEAITMGHNYIGCEHLLLGLVAEQDGTAGQALRAAGAELRSLRGATAAALAGFVHHRDQSTPTNPAAAVAALVGQQLKPLLDRLARLERHVGLE, from the coding sequence ATGCCCAAGATCAACGTGTATCTGCCCGACGAGCTGGCCGACGCGGTCCGGGAGTCGGGGGTGCCGGTGTCGGCGATCTGCCAGCGGGCGCTGGAGACGTCGGTGAAGCGGGTGACGGCGATCCGCGAGGCGACGATCGGGGACCTCGACGGCGGGGACCCGACGGAGAAGCTGCCGCACTTCACCGAACGGGCTCGGCAGACGGTGAAGCTGGCGATCGACAGCGCCCGTGAGGAAGCGGCGGCGCTGGTCGGCACGGAGCACCTGCTGCAAGGAATCATCAAAGAGGGCAACAACATGGCCCTGCGGGTGCTGACGGCGTCGGAGATCGAGCCGCGGAAGCTGCTGCGGGAGCTGCCGCAGCCGACGGCGCAGGAACACCGGGCGGACAAGTTCAGCGGACCGCTGGCCAACGCGTTCGAGCTGGCGGTGACCGAGGCGATCACCATGGGCCACAACTACATCGGCTGCGAACACCTCCTGCTGGGGCTCGTGGCCGAGCAGGACGGCACGGCCGGCCAGGCACTGCGCGCGGCAGGGGCGGAGCTGCGCAGCCTCCGCGGCGCGACGGCAGCGGCGCTCGCCGGCTTCGTCCACCATCGCGACCAGAGCACGCCGACCAACCCGGCCGCCGCCGTCGCGGCGCTGGTCGGCCAGCAGCTCAAGCCGCTGCTCGACCGCCTCGCACGGCTGGAACGGCACGTGGGCCTGGAGTGA
- a CDS encoding type II toxin-antitoxin system VapB family antitoxin produces the protein MSVTQVDLDDEALNEAMRLLGTKTKKETINMALREVVQRQRRMEAFDQLLEMGQRGDFDQAAEAHAAAKKAWKQAWGMEVEA, from the coding sequence GTGAGCGTCACACAGGTCGACCTGGACGACGAGGCGCTGAACGAGGCCATGCGCCTGCTGGGGACGAAGACCAAGAAGGAAACCATCAACATGGCGCTGCGCGAGGTCGTGCAACGCCAGAGGCGCATGGAGGCCTTCGACCAGCTGCTTGAGATGGGGCAGCGCGGCGACTTCGACCAGGCCGCGGAGGCGCACGCCGCCGCGAAGAAGGCTTGGAAGCAGGCGTGGGGCATGGAGGTCGAGGCGTGA